GTCTTGTGCATTTTGGGCCAAGTGAGTTCCATGCACTACGTGCCGACGTTTCACAGGCCTTAtgaacgagagatttttcagtgtaattgGTACATAgggtagtacatcacgtgttattatacaaatgataaGATATATGTGCTaacaagttaataacttaaaaaataaaatttcccaccacttctattaaaatacgtgatgtaccacttgtgttctcgtcacaattaaaaaaatttccttaCCAACATACAACACTGAAAAGCATAGAGATACAACCAAATCCCACGTACTAAAAGAATAAAGAGAAAATTGGCTTTTCACAGGCCTTATGTACATACAACACTGAAAAGCATAGAGATGCAACCAAATCCCACGTACTAAAAGAATAAAGAGAAAATTGGCTTTTCACAGGCCTTATGTACATACAACACTGAAAAGCATAGAGATGCAACCAAATCCCACGTACTAAAAGAATAGAGAGAAAATTGAGATTAAATATtaaatggaattttttttctagtttgaacactaaattttaaattagattttgataCTAATTGAAATGTCAAAGTAAATTTGAACAAGCAAAACTACGGATAAAAAGTGAATTTGGAATGAAAGTTGTGACAAAATCTAAATGCTGGTGACCCAAAAACTAAGGTGGAATTTGGTATTCCTGTAATATCTTATATAATAAATTGCTTTGGATATACATTGTTgttatacatttttttataatacttgcattcttCGTGAGATAATATATCTCTactttataattttcataattacgatcattcaatttcataatctttatttgaagatcatttttagaaaaaattatttgaataaaaattattcaaatatatcaaataaatgaacAGTTCATCATGAAGATATTACTTGGTACTCACAATGTCGATTGGTTCCATACATTTGGACATACATACAATCtcttattcaaataattttgtaaagatgatcatcacatgaaaattaagaaattgaacgattctaattatatattttttacagtATAGAATACCACTAGAACATAGTACTAAGTTAGACTTAATTagcttaattaaaaattaaaaaatacataattaaatGTAAAGTTTAACCATGATTAATGTTTAGACATGTGGCACGACTTTGTACGAGATAACACTACACCATGGTTAGATGAGGTGAGAAAAACGAACTTAATTGTATTTTGTTTGCCAGATATTGATGGTAGTGTGATGAGTcaattttggaagaattttgatacttggAATTGTATTTTTAATATAGAACTTTCAAATTTCTCTAGGACAAAACGTGAttaaatggatgaattttggagtagttctaattggaggatgttcgtgagtcgCTTAGCTTTATCGTGTCAgaatatcagatttttctaccaagcggttattttttggtgataaaataaaggagcagtgCGCGGTGGTGGAAAAGTGACATTTTGGGCTTGATTGTGAGTTTTGAAGCCCAAGATGACTTATTTTGGATTTGGCCCCTTCTGGAAATATGTTCAGAATATTCCAATCTTTACAACGAGCTGTCATAGGCTGGATTTAGAGGAGATTTAAGGCTAAAACATAACTGGATAGTTTCTTTGCAAATTCTCCTAACTTAATTTTTATTCTCcagtatattttattattatttggtttcctagttggaTCCAAAGAATTTTATTTAGGAGATTATTGGATAACTTAGAGAGAGCGATATAAGGTCTTTGCCAGCCTAGTCTTTCTCTCCTACTTCTTTTATGCGGCTTTGGAGATAGGAAATTGGCTAGGGTTCTTGAAGAATTTCAGACTtttactttaaggtgttttcaatctttttcttcataataatattttcttggttttaattatgaacatgtgtaactaatccgttttgctagggtgaagccTTGAgctttagcatgaatatgtggacTTTAGTTGAttgtttatgatattatgcatgtgaactttgaattattaatcactgtgtttaAACTGTGTCTATGTcctaatgtttgatcaccattaggatgtttaggtAAGCATTTGGATGCAATTCGGTGGGAATATCACCAGAGGATTGGgtattgcttcttgtggttaataattgtaatttcacttaaggcAAATATCATgctcttaggggttgcatggtttttcgaagggttttcataaaacttaatgagccttgcatgttcacatttgGTCTTAATATCATAGACaaattgcatgttagatatacgttcttaCTTGAATATCATGAGGAGAATatgtattaggaaaacctaaccttcaaagttgcatgtatAATTGATAAACAATGGGTAAAGttacataggattgctagggTGATGGCGaaaccctagtgcttttataaattgatttttaaaaccttttcttttatctttataatttttgctgaatttattatttgatttttaattaaaattcgtttttaatattatccACATTTTGAATCACCTTTCTCAATTTCCATTTGCAAGTAATTAATTAGGAATTggttttacataaattatttaagTAGTTGTTGTGAAGAACGACCTTGCATgaacatatatactacaataataatcttgtactcttgcaaatattttaaagtgtttttattcCTATCCTACTTTTACATGTGGTAAAAAAACTCTAACATAGTGCATCCCCCTGTCCAGATTATTCAGGACCAGCTGGTCGTTGTTTTTCCATGTTGGAAATTACCTATTTGTGATTCAACAATTTAACAATATTTCCTGCATTCCTAAAAAAAATGAGGAGTACGTACGGCATTCACTGCAGAAGTTTGCAGTACCACCGTGTCTTCAAAGTGTACTAAATGTACTTCAACGGGGTAATATTGGCATTGTACCGAATAAATCCGACTATTTAAACCCTGATCAGCTTAATTTGCGTACACACATCGCCCTTTATCCAATGTAtcatctctctcctcctcttcaTGGTTATTGGCCTCCTCAATCTTCTGCTAGTTCTGCTCTGTGGTGCTATTTCGAATTGATTCGCTGTCTCCTTATTGAACACATGATGAAGTATTTCCTCGATATATATAGCTAATTAGTATTTCTCAGTAATATTATGTAGGAATGCTGTAATTATTAACAAAAGCTAGCTAGGATGGAAATAGAACTGGCTAGCCTACCTCAAATTGCATTTCATATGGGAaatgatttctttttctttccatgtTTATTTGTGGCGTTTGGATCAAATGAgaactaattaattaaggatcAATGTTAAATAGGGATGCACAAGGGAAAAATTAGCGTAGAGAAATCATTTGCCAACGTTACAGGTATGCATGTTCTATTCCGTATGTAGTTCCAAGAGAAAATCTTAATAGTGATGGAGTATCATGCTAAATTGCTGAGCTTATGTCCTCGAGGAAGCTCAACTGCTCAAGGAAGTAATTTGTCAATCTTACAGTTTATGTTTGGAACTATAAGTTTGATAAATTGGCTTAACTGACTGGTGTATTTCTTTTCAATCCAAGCTTCCGGGCTTTGAGTAGCATATAATACGGTTCGTGGTGATCATGATTCAGCATATAATACAAGCATACGTATGGAAAATTTACTCTACACATACAGGTACACAgttcatttattttttgataATATTGTAACATCCCTGGATACATATATGTTGTTAAAAGAAATTTTCACTCAAGCATATCAGCAAATATGTGAAGGGTACCTAGTTAAGATCAAATTCTACTCCAAGTGAAATAGGAAATATGCATTAATTTATAGTGATGTGCATAGGCTTTTATGGTACCAACAACCAAGATAAGAGACTAGgagcaaagaaataaaaaattgaagcaTATTGCTTCAATTATTTGCTTTAGTAATGGCCTTTTATCCCTTTCCCAACCTCTCATTTTACCAAACCAGCAATCCATAAATTAAAGGTGCAGCACCTTATTTGGGATAAACTGTGAACTCTTCATTGTGGCATAGCGGATTAGGTCAACCCTCAATCATCCTATACTTCGTCAACAATATTGCTTTGAAGAGTTTACAGGGCACCCTTGTTTCAAACTCATTGCCCCAATCTCATGCTTGGCTGCTGCAATTAACGATAGAAGGATGTTCGGTATAATTAAGAGTTGAGATTGTAAGTGGATTCAATAGTTGGGATTGTTACTTGTACGTGTAAGTGGCTGAGGGGTTCAGTTAGGCTGAGTTGTTAGAGAGAGTTGAGATTGTTATGAATGTTAATGTAATTATTAATCTGCAAAATACAAACTTGATCTTCTTCTCTCTGTAAGCAGTTCAATCTTGTTAATGAAAATTCAGGTTTATTGATCCTCACTATATCTCTCTTAATACCAGCTAATGTAAACTTATTCAACAATGTTATTTTTACCGTATGTTTGTATCATTTCTCTAATAGCGATGAGACTCACATGTGTTGGTGAGCTCTacttctattagagagatggtacaaatatgtagtaagtgtagcattactcaAACTTATTATCACTAAGCATGACTAGTTTAGTAAACTACAAATAGTACACTGTGACTTTTTTTGGTAGTACAAAAAAATATTCAGTTAAAGGAAGTAAACTTTAAACAAGAGTAACGATATGAGAGAAAGAGTCCAGAGATATAAACATATTCAAACACATTGACCttaaatttttttgataaaCCAAATACAATTACGTACGAATTTCCACATGCAAGTAAGGACAGTGGAATATTAATTCAACAAAATCGTACGAAATGTTTGGAAAAGCCAGGAAATACAATCGCATGGCTTCTGATCCAAATCACTGCTGGTACACATCACATTAAATAACACTAGGACaacgcatgcatgcatgcatgcatgaacgCAGGCCATTAATTCTGGAAACACATTAACATGCCgacatttatttaattaattaatcaggTGCCGGGGTACTTAATTAGACGATCAAGAAGAATACTCGATCTTAAACCCACCAACAGTGATAGGCGAGTTGGAAACCCTAGGCACCAACGTCACCAGCACACAGCTATCTTCCTCCACACCCAAATCCTCCAATAAGTCCGTGATCCCCAGTTTCAGATTCGTCTTCGTCTTCGTACCAGTCTTCTGTTTATGCGGCACGTGCACAAAACTCCCGGCAAATTCTGACTTGTCCTTTCGACTCAGCGACTCAGCATCGTCATTAATAAACACATCGAACTTCACCGCCTCGTTGCTTTCAAACTCGATATCCTTGATGATCAGCACCTCCTCCTCGTtgctcttctccttcttggtcCTCTTCCTCGGCTTTGGCCTCGCTACCTCCACTGTCGTCTTCGAGTCAAACGTTGCAGGGAACTTGGTTGTCAGCTGAGTAGCCGACACCTTGGCTTTGGTTTTGTTCCTCGGCTTACGAGCGGTTGGCTTCGAGAACAGCCATGGAACACTAACAGGCTCGTAAGTATAGCGAAGATCTTTCGCAGGATGGATGCTGTCCCGAACCTTACAGCTCACAAGCTCGGCGTTTTCGTCGTAGAACAGAAACTCAGCATCGAGCCAATCGGTGTCGGTAGGGTCCTTGCGCTTGCCTCCGAGGGTTTTCCAAATGTTCCACATGCGGTCCACGTTGCAATGGTGGGCGTAAAATAGGGGATCCCGACCGGAGGAGTAGAAGTTGCCCATGTCCTCCTTGTTGGGCTGGTCCGGGTCGCCGCACCAGAGATGGATGTTATTGTGGGGATTGTTCTCAATGGTGCCTGCGTAGTTCCCTGTCGTTGTGTCTCCTGCCCTGTATTCGTGGCCGAAAAATAGATCCGGAGTTTTGGCACCGGAAACCATTTGCCGGTACATGATGGCTAGATTCTCATCTATTCTTGTCTGCTCGTCCACGTCATCATCGGTTCCACCGTAGCCGAG
This genomic stretch from Pyrus communis chromosome 2, drPyrComm1.1, whole genome shotgun sequence harbors:
- the LOC137725887 gene encoding polyphenol oxidase latent form, chloroplastic-like, with the protein product MATAPSPTGSTTTMGTYSSLIISTNSYSAFLPNKSQLSFSGKSKQYISRRSSISCKATNPNNNEKQNQPEQSSNLLGKLDRRNVLLGLGGLYGATTLAQKPLAFAAPLAPPDLTKCTLAEITTGGETVACCPPVSTKIKAFTPDRSIPLRTRPAAHLVTDEYLSKFKKAQALMRALPEDDPRSMVQQANVHCAYCNGAYPQVGFPDIDIQVHFSWLFFPFHRMYLYFYERILGKLIDDPTFALPYWNWDSCDGFPIPDIYTDTTSPLYDQYRNAGHQPPVLVDLGYGGTDDDVDEQTRIDENLAIMYRQMVSGAKTPDLFFGHEYRAGDTTTGNYAGTIENNPHNNIHLWCGDPDQPNKEDMGNFYSSGRDPLFYAHHCNVDRMWNIWKTLGGKRKDPTDTDWLDAEFLFYDENAELVSCKVRDSIHPAKDLRYTYEPVSVPWLFSKPTARKPRNKTKAKVSATQLTTKFPATFDSKTTVEVARPKPRKRTKKEKSNEEEVLIIKDIEFESNEAVKFDVFINDDAESLSRKDKSEFAGSFVHVPHKQKTGTKTKTNLKLGITDLLEDLGVEEDSCVLVTLVPRVSNSPITVGGFKIEYSS